From one Culex quinquefasciatus strain JHB chromosome 3, VPISU_Cqui_1.0_pri_paternal, whole genome shotgun sequence genomic stretch:
- the LOC6048450 gene encoding uncharacterized protein LOC6048450, whose translation MKFLLASATLLATFAVLILADSNQWGRRVSGDRLLNRTTVVNNSLPVPIKTAVVQYLPPPGVRPPNVTYIVARDNVKNPGQGGLAALISGGINQTHATVKLSSRPSLGFNFTVEIYGR comes from the exons ATGAAGTTTCTCCTGGCCAGTGCCACTCTGTTGGCCACCTTCGCCGTGCTCATCCTCGCCGACAGCAACCAGTGGGGCCGTCGAGTTTCCGGCGACCGTCTGCTGAACCGAACCACGGTCGTGAATAATTCCCTCCCGGTTCCGATCAAGACCGCCGTCGTCCAGTACCTGCCACCG CCCGGCGTCCGACCACCGAACGTGACCTACATCGTGGCCAGGGATAACGTGAAAAATCCGGGCCAGGGCGGTTTGGCCGCGCTCATCTCGGGCGGGATCAACCAAACCCATGCCACGGTTAAGCTGAGCTCCCGGCCCAGCTTGGGTTTCAACTTTACGGTGGAGATTTACGGCCGGTAG